TACCGTAGCGACTCTATCGGGTCGAGGCGGGCAGCTTGTTTTGCCGGGAATAGTCCAAAAACAACGCCAACGGTAATCGAGACGCCAAGCGAGAGCAGGATCGACCAAACAGTAATCACCGTTGCCCAACCCGCCAGCCACGTCACGATGTAAGCGAGGATCACCCCCAATATCAAACCGACAAATCCACCAG
The sequence above is drawn from the bacterium genome and encodes:
- a CDS encoding ABC transporter permease, whose product is GGFVGLILGVILAYIVTWLAGWATVITVWSILLSLGVSITVGVVFGLFPAKQAARLDPIESLRYSG